The following are from one region of the Salvia splendens isolate huo1 chromosome 2, SspV2, whole genome shotgun sequence genome:
- the LOC121792489 gene encoding uncharacterized protein LOC121792489 isoform X2 has translation MLPERVARPVGRGHEMILAFERGSPEWWRDVTLPPPPQPQDRRIEELFLKQCPPVFNGLGDPKEAETWVKALERLFDFLRFPDKDRLRCASFQLTESADLWWEARKKTITLGQLEGTTWEQFKTEFYNKYVPLNYRREKEVEFCNLRQGPMSVTDYDRLLCDMSKYAPEQVDTDEKMARKFRAGLRHEIRMALVRHGRLTYPESLREALYVESTLAKEEPAPVTTTAFRQVQAQAPRNKKQLNGQLTQLGPKKARLKQNKPRGFGRQTTPKTVRKYQQEPPVCPECNRTHYGICKAGTGACFACGQSGHFKKHCPTKPLEIGTRSHPTIQSELRTPHTQLGANPQVPPPNYQQPQGLLSQAREYVLTQERLEGNQGNLAGNQL, from the exons ATGCTACCCGAAAGAGTTGCAAGACCCGTAGGCCGAGGCCACGAAATGATACTAGCATTCGAGAGAGGGAGTCCTGAATGGTGGCGCGATGTGACACTACCGCCACCGCCCCAACCACAAGATCGTCGGATCGAGGAACTTTTCCTAAAGCAGTGTCCGCCGGTATTCAATGGTTTGGGAGACCCGAAAGAAGCTGAGACTTGGGTCAAGGCACTAGAACGCCTATTTGACTTCCTACGTTTCCCGGACAAAGACCGACTGAGATGTGCATCATTCCAGCTGACTGAATCTGCGGATTTGTGGTGGGAAGCGAGAAAGAAAACAATAACTCTAGGACAATTGGAGGGGACTACTTGGGAACAATTCAAGACTGAGTTTTATAATAAGTATGTTCCCCTGAACTATCGAAGGGAAAAGGAAGTGGAATTCTGTAACTTGAGACAAGGACCGATGTCCGTGACAGACTACGATCGGTTGCTCTGCGATATGTCCAAATATGCACCGGAGCAGGTGGATACTGATGAGAAAATGGCTAGGAAATTTcgtgccggtctgaggcacgaaattcGAATGGCGTTGGTTCGCCACGGGAGGTTGACATACCCTGAATCGCTAAGAGAAGCACTATATGTTGAATCTACTTTAGCAAAGGAGGAACCTGCACCGGTCACCACTACCGCATTCCGCCAAGTCCAGGCTCAAGCACCTAGGAACAAGAAACAGTTGAATGGACAACTGACTCAACTCGGGCCCAAGAAAGCTCGGCTAAAACAGAACAAGCCACGAGGGTTCGGGAGGCAAACGACCCCCAAAACAGTCAGGAAATATCAACAAGAACCCCCCGTTTGCCCAGAGTGCAATAGAACGCACTATGGGATATGCAAGGCGGGAACAGGAGCTTGCTTTGCATGTGGGCAGAGCGGACATTTTAAGAAACATTGTCCGACAAAACCCCTGGAAATCGGGACGAGGTCACACCCGACAATTCAGTCAGAACTGCGGACACCACACACACAACTTGGAGCAAATCCACAAGTGCCACCGCCAAATTATCAGCAGCCGCAAGGTCTCCTGTCACAGGCTCGAGAGTATGTCCTAACGCAGGAACGGCTAGAGGGGAACCAAGGAAACCTAGCAG GAAATCAGTTGTGA
- the LOC121792489 gene encoding uncharacterized protein LOC121792489 isoform X3 translates to MLPERVARPVGRGHEMILAFERGSPEWWRDVTLPPPPQPQDRRIEELFLKQCPPVFNGLGDPKEAETWVKALERLFDFLRFPDKDRLRCASFQLTESADLWWEARKKTITLGQLEGTTWEQFKTEFYNKYVPLNYRREKEVEFCNLRQGPMSVTDYDRLLCDMSKYAPEQVDTDEKMARKFRAGLRHEIRMALVRHGRLTYPESLREALYVESTLAKEEPAPVTTTAFRQVQAQAPRNKKQLNGQLTQLGPKKARLKQNKPRGFGRQTTPKTVRKYQQEPPVCPECNRTHYGICKAGTGACFACGQSGHFKKHCPTKPLEIGTRSHPTIQSELRTPHTQLGANPQVPPPNYQQPQGLLSQAREYVLTQERLEGNQGNLAD, encoded by the exons ATGCTACCCGAAAGAGTTGCAAGACCCGTAGGCCGAGGCCACGAAATGATACTAGCATTCGAGAGAGGGAGTCCTGAATGGTGGCGCGATGTGACACTACCGCCACCGCCCCAACCACAAGATCGTCGGATCGAGGAACTTTTCCTAAAGCAGTGTCCGCCGGTATTCAATGGTTTGGGAGACCCGAAAGAAGCTGAGACTTGGGTCAAGGCACTAGAACGCCTATTTGACTTCCTACGTTTCCCGGACAAAGACCGACTGAGATGTGCATCATTCCAGCTGACTGAATCTGCGGATTTGTGGTGGGAAGCGAGAAAGAAAACAATAACTCTAGGACAATTGGAGGGGACTACTTGGGAACAATTCAAGACTGAGTTTTATAATAAGTATGTTCCCCTGAACTATCGAAGGGAAAAGGAAGTGGAATTCTGTAACTTGAGACAAGGACCGATGTCCGTGACAGACTACGATCGGTTGCTCTGCGATATGTCCAAATATGCACCGGAGCAGGTGGATACTGATGAGAAAATGGCTAGGAAATTTcgtgccggtctgaggcacgaaattcGAATGGCGTTGGTTCGCCACGGGAGGTTGACATACCCTGAATCGCTAAGAGAAGCACTATATGTTGAATCTACTTTAGCAAAGGAGGAACCTGCACCGGTCACCACTACCGCATTCCGCCAAGTCCAGGCTCAAGCACCTAGGAACAAGAAACAGTTGAATGGACAACTGACTCAACTCGGGCCCAAGAAAGCTCGGCTAAAACAGAACAAGCCACGAGGGTTCGGGAGGCAAACGACCCCCAAAACAGTCAGGAAATATCAACAAGAACCCCCCGTTTGCCCAGAGTGCAATAGAACGCACTATGGGATATGCAAGGCGGGAACAGGAGCTTGCTTTGCATGTGGGCAGAGCGGACATTTTAAGAAACATTGTCCGACAAAACCCCTGGAAATCGGGACGAGGTCACACCCGACAATTCAGTCAGAACTGCGGACACCACACACACAACTTGGAGCAAATCCACAAGTGCCACCGCCAAATTATCAGCAGCCGCAAGGTCTCCTGTCACAGGCTCGAGAGTATGTCCTAACGCAGGAACGGCTAGAGGGGAACCAAGGAAACCTAGCAG attAA
- the LOC121792489 gene encoding uncharacterized protein LOC121792489 isoform X1 — protein sequence MLPERVARPVGRGHEMILAFERGSPEWWRDVTLPPPPQPQDRRIEELFLKQCPPVFNGLGDPKEAETWVKALERLFDFLRFPDKDRLRCASFQLTESADLWWEARKKTITLGQLEGTTWEQFKTEFYNKYVPLNYRREKEVEFCNLRQGPMSVTDYDRLLCDMSKYAPEQVDTDEKMARKFRAGLRHEIRMALVRHGRLTYPESLREALYVESTLAKEEPAPVTTTAFRQVQAQAPRNKKQLNGQLTQLGPKKARLKQNKPRGFGRQTTPKTVRKYQQEPPVCPECNRTHYGICKAGTGACFACGQSGHFKKHCPTKPLEIGTRSHPTIQSELRTPHTQLGANPQVPPPNYQQPQGLLSQAREYVLTQERLEGNQGNLAGMDVPSTYQLSYCWIQVFMPIS from the coding sequence ATGCTACCCGAAAGAGTTGCAAGACCCGTAGGCCGAGGCCACGAAATGATACTAGCATTCGAGAGAGGGAGTCCTGAATGGTGGCGCGATGTGACACTACCGCCACCGCCCCAACCACAAGATCGTCGGATCGAGGAACTTTTCCTAAAGCAGTGTCCGCCGGTATTCAATGGTTTGGGAGACCCGAAAGAAGCTGAGACTTGGGTCAAGGCACTAGAACGCCTATTTGACTTCCTACGTTTCCCGGACAAAGACCGACTGAGATGTGCATCATTCCAGCTGACTGAATCTGCGGATTTGTGGTGGGAAGCGAGAAAGAAAACAATAACTCTAGGACAATTGGAGGGGACTACTTGGGAACAATTCAAGACTGAGTTTTATAATAAGTATGTTCCCCTGAACTATCGAAGGGAAAAGGAAGTGGAATTCTGTAACTTGAGACAAGGACCGATGTCCGTGACAGACTACGATCGGTTGCTCTGCGATATGTCCAAATATGCACCGGAGCAGGTGGATACTGATGAGAAAATGGCTAGGAAATTTcgtgccggtctgaggcacgaaattcGAATGGCGTTGGTTCGCCACGGGAGGTTGACATACCCTGAATCGCTAAGAGAAGCACTATATGTTGAATCTACTTTAGCAAAGGAGGAACCTGCACCGGTCACCACTACCGCATTCCGCCAAGTCCAGGCTCAAGCACCTAGGAACAAGAAACAGTTGAATGGACAACTGACTCAACTCGGGCCCAAGAAAGCTCGGCTAAAACAGAACAAGCCACGAGGGTTCGGGAGGCAAACGACCCCCAAAACAGTCAGGAAATATCAACAAGAACCCCCCGTTTGCCCAGAGTGCAATAGAACGCACTATGGGATATGCAAGGCGGGAACAGGAGCTTGCTTTGCATGTGGGCAGAGCGGACATTTTAAGAAACATTGTCCGACAAAACCCCTGGAAATCGGGACGAGGTCACACCCGACAATTCAGTCAGAACTGCGGACACCACACACACAACTTGGAGCAAATCCACAAGTGCCACCGCCAAATTATCAGCAGCCGCAAGGTCTCCTGTCACAGGCTCGAGAGTATGTCCTAACGCAGGAACGGCTAGAGGGGAACCAAGGAAACCTAGCAGGTATGGACGTTCCCTCGACTTACCAATTATCATACTGTTGGATACAAGTTTTTATGCCCATCTCATAA